A genomic segment from Streptomyces sp. NBC_00459 encodes:
- a CDS encoding sensor histidine kinase — protein sequence MTAPRQPGERPAHRALLTAPLLTAALAAVAVAGGVARAPDEARVPLTLGGAVAALLLCVAVTVAVHGVRSARLSGRRLAAATEDAGRLLHDRARLAEELNQVRAGTAADLDRERARVSADLARDRARLTEASAQEFSRLQQEKAYEITRLSEDNARLTEELRRANQERAAALAATANAAGRMQALATSTLADLRAMEDRHTDEDVVADLLHLDHRTAQAGRLADSIAVLSGARSGRRWARPIAMESILRGAMGRISGYQRVRVHSASDAAVAGHAAEGVMHALAELLDNAANFSPPTAEVHVYVEEVPAGVIVSVEDSGLVMSDVQLQRAERAVAGEDGKSDAKGSGRNSEGVGLGGLTGTRLGLTVVGRLARKYGLKVSFRPSARGGTGVLVVIPQDILAGSTAAAEPLPMPMPPPPSPPPAREAQALPEAPAAPAPTPGEPWEARSGEQEREQHPQVSYAEEGHVEWPYPEELYSKAPSAQEPYAQEQPSAREPYGEQSYGEQSYGAARAAVTDLDPDPVPTHESPHHAPEPPESHTAQVPPGELPQRRRGRTLAEAERARGGAPADESRFSIPLAPPDPDDTRERVARFGSFRQAVRGTVPDQAALQGSVGPDPAPAPTTPAQAPLSPLEAPPAPPATSPPTTSHPEGDPTP from the coding sequence ATGACCGCGCCCCGTCAACCCGGCGAACGCCCCGCCCACCGAGCCCTCCTGACCGCTCCGCTGCTCACCGCCGCACTCGCCGCCGTCGCGGTGGCGGGCGGGGTCGCCCGGGCGCCGGACGAGGCGCGCGTCCCGCTCACCCTGGGCGGGGCGGTCGCCGCGCTGCTGCTGTGCGTGGCCGTCACCGTGGCCGTCCACGGCGTCAGGTCCGCCCGGCTGTCGGGCCGACGGCTCGCGGCCGCCACCGAGGACGCCGGTCGACTGCTGCACGACCGCGCCCGCCTCGCCGAGGAGCTGAACCAGGTGCGGGCCGGAACGGCCGCCGATCTGGACCGGGAACGCGCGCGCGTGTCCGCCGATCTCGCCCGCGACCGCGCCCGCCTCACGGAGGCCTCCGCCCAGGAGTTCAGCCGCCTCCAGCAGGAGAAGGCCTACGAGATCACCCGGCTCAGCGAGGACAACGCCCGGCTGACCGAGGAACTGCGCCGGGCCAACCAGGAGCGGGCGGCGGCCCTCGCGGCCACCGCCAACGCGGCCGGCCGTATGCAGGCACTGGCCACGAGCACCCTGGCCGACCTGCGCGCCATGGAGGACCGGCACACGGACGAGGACGTCGTCGCCGACCTTCTCCACCTCGACCACCGCACCGCCCAGGCGGGCCGACTGGCCGACTCGATCGCCGTCCTCTCGGGCGCCCGTTCGGGCCGCCGCTGGGCCCGTCCGATCGCCATGGAGTCGATCCTGCGCGGCGCCATGGGCCGCATCAGCGGGTACCAACGCGTGCGCGTGCACTCCGCCAGCGACGCCGCCGTCGCCGGACACGCCGCCGAGGGTGTCATGCACGCGCTGGCCGAACTCCTGGACAACGCAGCGAACTTCTCGCCGCCGACCGCCGAGGTCCATGTGTACGTCGAGGAGGTCCCCGCCGGGGTCATCGTCTCCGTGGAGGACAGCGGCCTGGTCATGAGCGACGTGCAGCTGCAGCGCGCGGAACGGGCCGTCGCCGGGGAGGACGGGAAGAGCGACGCCAAGGGCAGCGGCAGGAACTCCGAGGGCGTGGGGCTCGGCGGCCTCACCGGCACCCGCCTCGGCCTCACCGTCGTGGGCCGACTCGCCCGCAAGTACGGCCTCAAGGTCTCCTTCCGCCCCTCGGCACGCGGCGGCACCGGCGTCCTCGTGGTCATCCCGCAGGACATCCTCGCCGGGAGCACGGCGGCGGCCGAGCCACTGCCCATGCCGATGCCACCACCGCCGTCTCCACCGCCGGCGCGAGAGGCCCAGGCGCTACCGGAGGCCCCCGCGGCCCCGGCGCCCACACCCGGCGAACCCTGGGAAGCGCGCTCCGGGGAACAGGAGCGGGAACAGCACCCGCAGGTGTCGTACGCGGAAGAGGGCCACGTGGAGTGGCCGTACCCGGAGGAGCTGTACTCGAAGGCGCCCTCCGCGCAGGAGCCGTACGCGCAGGAGCAGCCGAGCGCGCGGGAACCGTACGGGGAGCAGTCGTACGGGGAGCAGTCGTACGGGGCCGCCCGCGCCGCCGTCACCGACCTGGACCCGGACCCCGTACCGACCCACGAGTCCCCCCACCACGCACCGGAGCCCCCGGAGAGCCACACCGCGCAGGTGCCCCCGGGCGAGCTGCCGCAGCGGCGCCGGGGCCGTACGCTCGCCGAGGCCGAGCGTGCCCGAGGGGGCGCACCGGCCGACGAGTCGAGGTTCTCGATCCCCCTCGCGCCGCCCGACCCCGACGACACGCGCGAGCGGGTGGCCCGTTTCGGGAGTTTCCGGCAGGCCGTGCGCGGCACCGTGCCCGATCAGGCGGCCCTCCAGGGCAGCGTCGGCCCTGATCCGGCACCCGCACCCACCACCCCCGCACAGGCCCCCTTAAGCCCGCTGGAAGCCCCGCCCGCACCGCCCGCCACCTCACCCCCCACCACCTCCCACCCGGAAGGCGACCCCACCCCATGA
- a CDS encoding FAD-binding and (Fe-S)-binding domain-containing protein — translation MTDLRPLEAELREAVRGEVGFDAMSRALTTMDASNYRRVPLGVVAPRDADDVAAALTVCRAHGVPVVARGGGTSIAGQATGTGVVLDFTRHMDHLLSLNHEEQTAVVQPGLVLDRLQEAAAPHGLRFGPDPSTHGRCTLGGMIGNNSCGAHSVAWGTTADSVRELTVIRARGDRLRLGRDWAGAPEGLRRLAEGELARLRTGFPDLPRRISGYALDALLPEKGADVARSFCGSEGTLGIVTEAVVRLVEAPRARALAVLAYADESAAAEAAAGLLPYGPLTVEGMAADLVRTATDLPRGGAWLFVETGGETPAEARARADAIVRAADVTNALVVSDPAGQRALWRIREDASGTATRMPDGTEAWPGWEDCAVPPHRLGAYLRDFRALLAAHGLRGTPYGHFGDGCIHVRIDFDLLTAPGVARFRRFSEELAELVVSHGGSLSGEHGDGQARAELLPKMYAPEVIALFERTKALWDPDDLLNPGMLVRPARLDENLRFAVLPREPVDVAFGYPADGGNFSAAVSRCVGVAKCRTPAPALGTGGGGGSEVMCPSFRVTGEEAHSTRGRARLLHEMLAGEVITDGWRSEEVRDALDLCLSCKGCRSDCPVEVDMATYKAEFLHHHWAGRPRPAAHYAMGWLPVWLGAVARTRTARVVNSLASVGVLAALAKRLGGIAPEREIPAVASRTFSRWWGRRAAARDSGGRGRAVVLWPDTFTEHLTPSVGQAAIRVLEAAGLEVTLPPTGRTRTRARVCCGLTYVSTGQLDRARAVLRRTLDVMEPVLDAGTPVVVLEPSCAAALRTDLPELLHDDPRARRLADAVLTFAETLEHHTPDWTPPRVDRPATGQIHCHQHAVLGDAADRRLRTAAGLTGDLVGGCCGLAGNFGFEKGHYEVSTACAEERLLPAVRGAGEGVVVLADGFSCRTQLQQLAGVRGRHLAEVLAEGLDLEPDLEPDLDVNMDMDMEGNGT, via the coding sequence ATGACGGATCTTCGGCCGCTGGAGGCGGAACTGCGGGAGGCCGTCCGGGGCGAGGTCGGTTTCGACGCCATGTCCCGGGCGCTGACCACCATGGACGCGTCGAACTACCGGCGCGTCCCGCTGGGCGTGGTCGCCCCGCGCGACGCGGACGACGTGGCGGCGGCCCTCACCGTCTGCAGGGCGCACGGGGTGCCGGTCGTGGCGCGCGGCGGGGGCACGTCGATCGCCGGCCAGGCGACGGGCACGGGGGTCGTTCTGGACTTCACGCGGCATATGGACCACCTCCTCTCCCTCAACCACGAGGAACAGACCGCTGTTGTTCAGCCAGGGCTGGTTCTCGACCGTCTCCAGGAGGCAGCCGCCCCGCACGGTCTGCGCTTCGGCCCCGATCCGTCGACCCACGGCCGCTGCACGCTCGGCGGCATGATCGGCAACAACTCCTGCGGCGCGCACTCCGTCGCCTGGGGCACCACCGCGGACAGTGTGCGCGAGCTGACGGTGATCCGCGCGCGCGGCGACCGGCTCCGCCTGGGCCGGGACTGGGCGGGCGCCCCGGAGGGCCTGCGGCGGCTGGCGGAGGGCGAGTTGGCCCGTCTGCGCACCGGCTTCCCGGACCTCCCCCGCCGCATCTCGGGGTACGCGCTGGACGCACTCCTCCCCGAGAAGGGCGCGGACGTCGCCCGCTCCTTCTGCGGCTCGGAAGGCACCCTGGGCATCGTCACGGAGGCGGTCGTACGCCTGGTCGAGGCCCCGCGCGCGCGTGCGCTGGCCGTGCTGGCGTACGCGGACGAGAGCGCGGCGGCGGAAGCGGCGGCCGGCCTGCTGCCGTACGGTCCGCTGACGGTCGAGGGCATGGCCGCCGACCTGGTCCGCACCGCCACGGACCTCCCCCGGGGCGGCGCCTGGCTGTTCGTGGAGACGGGCGGCGAGACCCCGGCGGAGGCACGCGCGCGTGCGGACGCGATCGTGCGCGCGGCGGACGTCACGAACGCCCTCGTGGTGTCCGACCCGGCCGGCCAACGCGCCCTGTGGCGAATCCGGGAGGACGCGAGCGGCACGGCGACGAGGATGCCGGACGGCACGGAGGCCTGGCCGGGCTGGGAGGACTGCGCGGTACCGCCGCACCGACTGGGCGCATACCTGCGGGACTTCAGGGCGCTCCTCGCGGCCCACGGGCTGCGCGGCACGCCGTACGGCCACTTCGGCGACGGCTGCATCCACGTTCGCATCGACTTCGACCTGTTGACGGCACCGGGCGTGGCCCGCTTCCGCCGCTTCTCGGAGGAACTGGCGGAACTGGTGGTGTCGCACGGCGGCTCGCTCTCCGGCGAACACGGAGACGGCCAGGCCCGCGCGGAACTCCTCCCGAAGATGTACGCCCCCGAGGTGATCGCCCTCTTCGAGCGCACGAAGGCGCTCTGGGACCCGGACGACCTCCTGAACCCCGGCATGCTGGTCCGCCCCGCCCGTCTGGACGAGAACCTCCGCTTCGCGGTCCTGCCCCGCGAGCCGGTGGACGTGGCCTTCGGCTACCCGGCGGACGGCGGGAACTTCTCGGCGGCGGTGAGCAGGTGTGTAGGGGTGGCCAAGTGCCGTACGCCGGCACCGGCGCTTGGTACGGGGGGCGGCGGAGGCTCGGAGGTGATGTGTCCGTCCTTCCGGGTGACGGGCGAGGAGGCGCACTCCACGCGCGGGCGGGCCCGGCTGCTGCACGAGATGCTCGCGGGCGAGGTGATCACGGACGGCTGGCGGTCGGAGGAGGTCCGCGACGCGCTGGACCTGTGCCTCTCCTGCAAGGGCTGCCGCTCGGACTGCCCGGTCGAGGTCGACATGGCCACGTACAAGGCGGAGTTCCTCCACCACCACTGGGCGGGCCGACCGCGCCCGGCGGCGCACTACGCGATGGGATGGCTGCCGGTGTGGCTGGGGGCGGTCGCACGCACGCGCACGGCGCGCGTGGTCAACTCCCTCGCCTCGGTGGGCGTGTTGGCGGCCCTGGCGAAACGGCTCGGTGGAATCGCGCCCGAGCGGGAGATCCCGGCGGTGGCGAGTCGGACGTTCAGCCGGTGGTGGGGGAGGCGAGCGGCCGCGCGTGACAGTGGCGGGCGTGGGCGGGCGGTCGTCCTCTGGCCCGACACCTTCACGGAGCACCTGACGCCGTCGGTGGGACAGGCGGCCATACGGGTACTGGAGGCGGCCGGCCTGGAGGTGACGCTGCCCCCGACCGGCCGGACCCGCACCCGCGCCCGGGTGTGCTGCGGCCTGACGTATGTCTCGACCGGCCAACTGGACCGGGCCCGCGCGGTGTTGCGCCGCACCCTCGACGTCATGGAACCGGTGCTGGACGCGGGCACACCGGTGGTGGTCCTCGAACCGAGCTGCGCGGCGGCCCTCCGCACGGACCTCCCGGAACTGCTGCACGACGACCCGCGCGCACGACGCCTCGCGGACGCGGTCCTCACCTTCGCGGAGACCCTGGAGCACCACACCCCCGACTGGACCCCGCCCCGCGTCGACCGCCCGGCAACGGGTCAGATCCACTGCCACCAGCACGCGGTACTGGGCGACGCGGCGGACCGCCGGCTGCGCACGGCAGCGGGCCTCACGGGCGACCTCGTCGGCGGCTGCTGCGGTCTGGCCGGCAACTTCGGCTTCGAGAAGGGCCACTACGAGGTGTCGACGGCGTGCGCGGAGGAACGCCTGCTGCCGGCGGTGCGGGGGGCCGGGGAGGGGGTGGTGGTGCTGGCGGACGGATTCTCCTGCCGGACGCAGTTGCAGCAACTGGCGGGGGTGCGGGGTCGGCATCTGGCGGAGGTGCTGGCGGAGGGGTTGGACCTGGAACCGGACCTGGAACCGGACCTGGACGTGAACATGGACATGGACATGGAAGGGAACGGGACATGA
- a CDS encoding metallophosphoesterase family protein, with product MSETELSRVAVLSDIHGVLPALEAVLAEPEVAAAERIVLTGDITAGPQPAEVLALLRDQGDRVLGIAGNADRELVEYRRGERTSIPDPIAPFAASRLTEGEVDFLAALPTSLTLAVQGHGDVLFCHATPRDDEEIVLVDSRPDRWTEVFADVPETVRTVVCGHTHMPYVRLAHGRLVVNPGSVGMPYGRQGAHWCLLGPGTDLRVTRYDIPAAITRLVAECAYPEIAEWADYYLRARATDTEALEAFGARDGRGATPTG from the coding sequence ATGAGCGAGACCGAGTTGAGCCGGGTGGCCGTCCTCTCCGACATCCACGGAGTGCTCCCGGCCCTGGAGGCGGTGCTCGCCGAGCCGGAGGTGGCCGCCGCGGAGCGCATCGTACTGACCGGGGACATCACGGCGGGCCCCCAACCCGCCGAGGTTCTCGCACTCCTCCGGGACCAGGGCGACCGGGTGCTGGGGATCGCCGGGAACGCGGACCGGGAACTGGTCGAGTACCGACGAGGAGAACGGACGTCGATCCCCGACCCGATAGCCCCCTTCGCCGCATCCCGACTGACTGAGGGCGAGGTCGATTTCCTGGCGGCCCTGCCGACATCCCTCACCCTCGCCGTCCAGGGACACGGCGACGTCCTCTTCTGCCACGCCACACCTCGCGACGACGAGGAGATCGTCCTGGTCGATTCCCGCCCCGACCGCTGGACGGAGGTCTTCGCGGACGTTCCCGAAACGGTCCGCACGGTTGTCTGCGGCCACACCCACATGCCGTACGTCCGCCTCGCCCACGGCCGCCTCGTCGTGAATCCCGGCAGCGTCGGTATGCCGTACGGCCGCCAGGGCGCCCACTGGTGCCTGCTCGGCCCCGGCACCGACCTGCGCGTGACGCGGTACGACATCCCGGCTGCGATCACCCGCCTCGTCGCGGAGTGCGCGTACCCGGAGATCGCGGAGTGGGCCGACTACTACCTGCGCGCCCGGGCGACGGACACGGAGGCGCTGGAGGCGTTCGGGGCGCGTGACGGGAGAGGGGCGACGCCGACGGGTTGA
- a CDS encoding GntR family transcriptional regulator, producing MEFAADIPRWRQVAEVIRRRIQDGTYPPRTRIPSVVEITAEFGIAAVTAQKVHKGLRAEGLIYTEPGLGSFVAERTEG from the coding sequence ATGGAATTCGCTGCCGACATCCCCCGCTGGCGCCAGGTGGCCGAGGTGATCCGCCGCCGCATTCAGGACGGCACGTATCCGCCTCGGACCCGCATCCCGTCCGTTGTGGAGATCACGGCGGAGTTCGGTATCGCCGCCGTGACCGCGCAGAAGGTGCACAAGGGTTTGCGTGCGGAGGGGCTCATCTACACGGAACCGGGACTCGGCTCCTTCGTTGCCGAGCGAACCGAGGGGTGA
- a CDS encoding nucleotidyltransferase family protein, whose translation MIGRLPLDEQLGALREVLSRNHVLVEVLARTATLELPGWYLTAGCLFQTVWNVATDRPPTHGIKDYDVFYFDDGDLSWEAEDRVIRAGRDTFAGLPAEVEIRNEARVHLWYEEKFGVPCPPYPSTEAAIDSFAATTCCLGVRLEGDGRWRVYAPHGLSDVFNLVVRPNPVLAPQAVYEAKAARWREQWPELTVLDWPRSNGPRGGRS comes from the coding sequence GTGATCGGTCGACTCCCCCTTGATGAACAACTCGGCGCTCTGCGCGAGGTGTTGTCCCGCAACCACGTGTTGGTGGAGGTGCTGGCCCGCACAGCGACGCTGGAACTTCCCGGGTGGTACCTGACGGCCGGGTGTCTGTTCCAGACAGTGTGGAATGTCGCCACGGACAGACCGCCCACCCATGGCATCAAGGACTACGACGTCTTCTATTTCGACGACGGTGATCTGTCCTGGGAAGCGGAGGACAGGGTGATCCGAGCCGGGCGAGACACCTTCGCCGGCCTGCCAGCGGAGGTCGAGATCCGCAACGAGGCCCGGGTCCACCTCTGGTACGAGGAGAAGTTCGGCGTCCCGTGCCCGCCGTACCCGTCCACCGAGGCGGCGATCGACAGCTTCGCGGCGACGACGTGCTGTCTGGGCGTACGCCTGGAGGGAGACGGCCGGTGGCGTGTGTACGCGCCGCACGGGCTGTCGGACGTGTTCAACCTCGTCGTCCGGCCGAACCCGGTGCTCGCTCCGCAGGCTGTCTATGAGGCGAAGGCGGCACGGTGGCGGGAGCAGTGGCCCGAGCTGACCGTGCTGGACTGGCCTCGGTCGAATGGGCCACGTGGTGGCCGGAGTTGA
- a CDS encoding class I SAM-dependent methyltransferase, which produces MPAQHDTAAETELWDAYAESAFQDDAEPVFRWTQYADHGPGVELLGRPSSVLEIGCGTGRALAHLAQHGIRAHGVDLSPVMVERTTEKWRDTGAVFRCAEVLEHLAECADTYDAVYSVFGAAWFTDPGRLFPLVRKRLNPGGVFVFSQPPAIPGAYGPQGMYKGGFAGKAMFTYRYSYRPTVWERLLNRAGFSEATARVLDAPTPGHIGTLIVRAEAP; this is translated from the coding sequence TTGCCCGCACAACACGACACCGCCGCCGAGACCGAACTGTGGGACGCCTACGCCGAGTCCGCGTTCCAGGACGATGCCGAGCCGGTGTTCCGCTGGACCCAGTACGCCGATCACGGCCCCGGCGTCGAACTGCTCGGCAGGCCGAGTTCTGTGCTGGAGATCGGCTGCGGAACCGGACGGGCCCTCGCTCACCTCGCCCAGCACGGCATCCGGGCACACGGAGTCGACCTCTCTCCGGTCATGGTCGAGAGGACGACCGAGAAGTGGAGAGACACCGGGGCCGTGTTCAGGTGCGCCGAAGTCCTGGAGCACCTGGCAGAGTGCGCGGACACGTACGACGCCGTCTACTCGGTCTTCGGCGCGGCCTGGTTCACCGACCCGGGCCGTCTCTTCCCGCTCGTACGAAAGCGGTTGAACCCCGGTGGTGTCTTCGTGTTCTCGCAACCCCCGGCCATCCCCGGCGCGTACGGGCCGCAGGGCATGTACAAGGGCGGCTTCGCGGGCAAGGCCATGTTCACCTACCGCTACAGCTACCGCCCCACCGTGTGGGAACGGCTCCTGAACCGGGCCGGATTCAGCGAAGCGACGGCACGAGTGCTCGACGCCCCGACGCCAGGCCACATCGGGACGCTAATCGTCCGCGCCGAGGCCCCCTGA
- a CDS encoding RNA-guided endonuclease InsQ/TnpB family protein — protein MQLRYSFRLYPDTGQQRTLARAFGCARVVFNDAVRAREEARAAKQPFPRAAELSKRLITEAKQTVERSWLGEVSAVVLQQSLRDVETAYRNFFASLKGDRKGPRTGPPRFKSRKDKRQSIRFTANARWSITDKGRLNLPKIGAVKVKWSRPLPMQPSSVTVIKDAAGRYFASFVIDTDPAADATRMPDTNRTIGIDLGLTHFAVLSDGTKIDSPRFLRRAEKKLKKAQRELSRKQKGSKNREKARLKVARAHARVTDARREFHHQLSTRLISENQGIAVEDLSVAGLARTRLAKSVHDAGWSSFVSMLEYKAARYGRTLVTIGRFEPTSQTCSTCGVKDGPKPLNVREWTCTACGSVHDRDHNAAINVKTAAGLAVSACGAPVRPGAIPAQREETGSHGFPNQARAA, from the coding sequence ATGCAGCTCCGGTACTCCTTCAGGCTGTACCCGGACACCGGCCAACAGAGGACGTTGGCGAGGGCGTTCGGGTGCGCCCGTGTCGTGTTCAACGACGCGGTCCGCGCCCGTGAGGAGGCCAGAGCGGCCAAGCAGCCGTTCCCCAGGGCCGCAGAGCTGTCGAAGAGGCTGATTACCGAGGCGAAGCAGACGGTGGAGCGGTCCTGGCTGGGAGAGGTCTCCGCGGTGGTGCTCCAGCAGTCCCTGCGGGACGTCGAGACTGCGTACCGCAACTTCTTCGCCTCACTCAAGGGTGATCGCAAGGGGCCCAGGACGGGTCCTCCCCGTTTCAAGTCCCGCAAGGACAAGCGTCAGTCGATCCGGTTCACCGCCAACGCCCGCTGGTCCATCACCGACAAAGGGCGCCTGAACCTGCCGAAGATCGGTGCGGTGAAAGTGAAATGGTCGAGGCCTCTGCCCATGCAGCCGTCCTCCGTCACCGTCATCAAGGACGCGGCCGGGCGGTACTTCGCCTCCTTCGTCATTGACACCGACCCCGCCGCCGACGCGACCCGGATGCCCGACACCAACCGCACCATCGGCATCGACCTCGGCCTGACCCACTTCGCGGTCCTGTCCGACGGCACGAAAATCGACTCCCCGCGCTTCCTGCGGCGCGCGGAGAAGAAGCTGAAGAAGGCCCAGCGGGAACTGTCCCGCAAGCAGAAAGGCTCGAAGAACCGCGAAAAGGCCCGCCTGAAGGTCGCCCGCGCCCACGCACGGGTGACCGACGCACGCCGCGAGTTCCACCACCAGCTCTCCACCAGGCTGATCTCCGAGAACCAAGGGATCGCCGTGGAGGACCTGTCGGTGGCGGGACTGGCCCGCACCAGACTGGCCAAGTCCGTGCACGACGCCGGATGGTCCTCGTTCGTCAGCATGCTGGAGTACAAAGCGGCCCGGTACGGCCGCACCCTGGTCACGATCGGCCGGTTCGAGCCGACCTCCCAGACCTGCTCCACCTGCGGCGTCAAGGACGGACCCAAACCCCTCAACGTCCGGGAATGGACCTGTACCGCCTGCGGCAGCGTCCACGACCGGGACCACAACGCCGCGATCAACGTCAAGACGGCCGCCGGACTGGCGGTATCGGCCTGCGGAGCACCGGTAAGACCAGGAGCAATCCCGGCACAGCGCGAAGAAACAGGAAGCCACGGATTCCCGAACCAAGCCCGTGCCGCGTAG
- the tnpA gene encoding IS200/IS605 family transposase has protein sequence MGDMQKIRTGRHCAFVMHVHLVFVTKFRHRVFTDVHLTRLEEIMRSVCTDFECELVEFNGEDNHVHLLVNFPPKVAVTKLVNSLKGVSSRRLRQEFPDLVRHYWRANKLWSGSYFAGTVGGAPLTVVRQYIEQQNRPV, from the coding sequence ATGGGCGATATGCAGAAGATCAGAACTGGTAGGCACTGTGCTTTCGTGATGCACGTCCACTTGGTCTTCGTGACCAAGTTCCGGCACAGGGTGTTCACCGATGTTCATCTGACGCGCCTGGAGGAGATCATGCGGTCGGTGTGTACGGACTTCGAGTGCGAGTTGGTGGAGTTCAACGGCGAGGACAACCACGTCCATCTCCTGGTGAACTTCCCGCCCAAGGTTGCCGTGACCAAGCTGGTCAACTCCCTCAAGGGCGTCTCCTCCCGCCGCCTGCGCCAGGAGTTTCCCGACCTGGTACGCCACTACTGGCGGGCCAACAAGCTCTGGTCGGGCTCCTACTTCGCCGGAACCGTCGGCGGCGCCCCGCTCACCGTGGTCAGGCAGTACATCGAACAGCAGAACCGGCCGGTGTGA
- a CDS encoding DUF6879 family protein has protein sequence MMRRLRFNGTGSGGGGCPGVHEDLDSGEVIVHGPPLTASEDLAQLQRLDEGEVAVVVPRNTLVDFGPRDDTPRLINAEDEFRRLFETFEHTAWRLETRRRYASDETGDDWAQFVAGETVVWDYGDSWCLNVRSQTTEGKRFERVRLIDSPATTGQLFLQANAARNCAVGEDIRNLPRAEANRLHLPDEDFWLFDSRLVARLNFDDVDNLVDIELITEPAVVNRYCQVRDAAWHYAVRYDEFKVT, from the coding sequence ATCATGCGACGACTGCGATTCAACGGCACGGGCTCAGGTGGCGGCGGCTGTCCTGGGGTACACGAAGACCTCGACTCGGGGGAGGTCATCGTGCATGGACCTCCACTCACGGCTTCCGAAGACCTGGCCCAGTTACAGCGCCTCGACGAAGGCGAGGTGGCCGTGGTGGTGCCACGTAATACGCTGGTCGACTTCGGACCACGTGACGACACACCGCGGCTCATCAACGCCGAGGACGAGTTCCGCCGTCTTTTCGAGACTTTCGAGCACACCGCCTGGCGCCTGGAAACCCGGCGCCGGTACGCGAGTGACGAGACCGGCGACGACTGGGCCCAGTTCGTGGCGGGGGAGACCGTGGTGTGGGACTACGGCGACTCCTGGTGCCTCAACGTGCGGTCGCAGACCACCGAGGGCAAACGGTTCGAGCGCGTGCGCCTGATCGATTCGCCGGCCACGACCGGTCAGTTGTTCCTTCAGGCCAATGCCGCGCGGAACTGCGCTGTGGGCGAGGACATTCGCAACCTGCCGCGTGCCGAGGCAAACCGTTTGCACCTGCCCGACGAGGACTTCTGGCTCTTCGACTCCAGGCTGGTGGCGCGCCTCAACTTCGACGACGTCGACAACCTCGTCGACATCGAACTGATCACAGAGCCGGCGGTGGTCAACCGTTACTGTCAAGTGCGGGACGCCGCCTGGCACTATGCGGTTCGGTACGACGAGTTCAAGGTGACCTGA
- a CDS encoding helix-turn-helix domain-containing protein, translating to MTTDYQQARESLGIRLRELRISCSGGRLSGAQLADRLGAGWTKSKVSKLENGKQTAVADDLRAWADATGHPEAYDGLLAQLRGFESHIRSWRRQLASGHKPVQDAITSEHERTRVLTIWENNLVPGMLQTADYARHVFTRHSDLYQSPRDTEEAVRARIRRQEGLYEPGRKYRITMWEAALYSQVCPPSVLAAQLDRLASVIGLDTVELGIVPFAATLGIYPGNGFWIYDERRVVVEDWHAELWLDDSNTVGTYLRVWKTLQESALYGTDARAVINRARQVLSAS from the coding sequence GTGACCACTGACTATCAGCAGGCACGCGAAAGCCTGGGCATTCGACTCCGGGAGCTGAGGATCTCGTGCTCTGGCGGTCGGCTCAGCGGCGCGCAACTCGCGGACCGGCTCGGCGCCGGCTGGACCAAGTCCAAGGTCAGCAAGTTGGAGAACGGCAAACAGACCGCCGTGGCTGATGACCTGCGAGCGTGGGCCGATGCCACCGGCCACCCCGAGGCGTACGACGGTCTGCTGGCCCAGTTGCGCGGTTTCGAGTCCCATATCCGGTCATGGCGAAGGCAGTTGGCTTCTGGGCACAAGCCGGTCCAGGACGCCATCACCAGCGAACACGAGCGCACGCGGGTCCTGACGATCTGGGAGAACAACCTCGTCCCCGGCATGCTGCAGACAGCCGACTACGCGCGACATGTCTTCACCCGGCACTCCGACCTCTACCAATCGCCCCGGGACACCGAGGAAGCGGTCCGCGCCCGCATCCGGCGCCAGGAAGGGCTGTACGAGCCCGGCAGGAAGTACCGGATCACGATGTGGGAAGCGGCTCTCTACTCCCAGGTGTGCCCACCCTCCGTACTCGCTGCCCAGTTGGACCGTCTCGCGAGCGTCATCGGCCTGGACACCGTGGAACTCGGCATTGTGCCGTTCGCTGCCACCCTTGGGATCTATCCGGGCAACGGTTTCTGGATCTACGACGAACGGCGTGTAGTTGTCGAGGACTGGCATGCCGAACTGTGGCTGGACGACTCGAACACAGTGGGCACATACCTGCGCGTGTGGAAGACCCTCCAGGAGTCCGCCCTGTACGGCACCGATGCGCGGGCGGTGATCAACCGTGCTCGGCAGGTGCTGAGTGCGAGCTGA